From the genome of Silurus meridionalis isolate SWU-2019-XX chromosome 20, ASM1480568v1, whole genome shotgun sequence, one region includes:
- the igsf10 gene encoding immunoglobulin superfamily member 10, producing the protein MRTLSGGSRYLRAGFLALVLVVLDARGARGVACPAPCACHVPTEVHCTFRSLSVIPSGVQAVVTRLNMGYNSLTILKEHDLSGLESLELLLLHSNTIQTIEDRAFSDLKSLQVLKMTYNRVKELRKETFRGLDNLFRLYMDHNSIEFIHPEAFYGLRSLQLVNLEGNALQQLHPDTFINLRYNQIFKISTIKTIYLSENALTTLPATLFTSCYQLENLFLSGNPWSCDCQMDWLAAWIKRNPGVLKCKRDRKFSGEQMCPICKFPRTSRGSNIIYMPSQAYTCSKPWIYSRSKQRNITMEENGYAPVLPKDFIAPIGMMEMKVSDQYNKDATISCVVQRPGGLDNLNVSHGVISNNVTTLSATVTTSLVCSIDHDHIRQLWGILASYSDSPMILERDLLLSMSPEMSYKYKQAKSNDSEIFTEIEAEMKANPAWLMQGTINLQLDLTTTTYSTLHIKYLSNIEMNIESNKLRSDRFSWTMIKKHNQTKTEFSVLIGGVAELNCETYGDPKPSIEWILPEGIKVRAPYTTEDRRIVILDNGKLILRAADSSDTGIYHCIATNYLDADVLSFRITVLSPDVEEEDINGVRLSLPVGGSLVLDCETNGTPQASVQWIFPDHTVMDQSFGNRKLYPNGTLAVHPLTERDRGFYRCLAANHLGVDLLASLVTVSSDRSKIVTLASVDGSGDDVPMDTEDNPVLYNEGPSSRVSQESRTITSDRPYPRHRPSLRHGVPTNRKGGSRHKGWSRRVFDKASRRVDPERLADYINRSQNKKSGKDKDGSMNPLDKSQVNGGLSLDDETGSGYIILDGDVSMPDQAISSTENPENIFVSVMVKNDQNKADEIREVLRDNLNNVMTTTENMRTITTGSYSYTDISPMVPSVTLSNHEFQKDETTPLRTTQSHKVASSSSKSNSAEQSTNQHLQPFGVKFEMTETMDEMELQFSGDMPETATEVLPHLISQVPNVTPVLDRPAQKVNPVIHTSTDSESQTTYTAVTTTERKHDEITLHTTQRIKSPHLPRGSTIISHQQIHIIPPSKKRPGRRQKIFGRRRVILPNKITDIQTLLDKLKKPSVEATVLCRTELTTNCSSEKESISAVKSETKDLISRLPTSSLIKTETLNTTTLNTPFISSSVLSTKSTGGQLLISEFVRSTNVPEQISTKNPMEDIPTSAATTTTKASKVIQGKIPWHRLFGSKEGQREILKRLRKPAKPSITVKSTTTVKTMTTTAPSRPITTLPTAESMAMPMTAVPLITQRNQDSSWISYDNLSGSSKVTESQNSLKDMTSLTTASSPSKYQKATVMYTPVTTPTYVSMVLTATTSHITPIPPSQTMTKTTYKDDTVELSGAYSGGSGGFGGRSWRNRKPGFQKRRYRGRRPVKKTTTQASTTKPATLETTSLTPHTISRVTKPWYISTVELPRSTIQTSSNLLDSDNEEWRSIAKPTSFPKTITSKSSPTHSSTYTANRATPYIIPQSKVQKPNERINTIKSITPRRGGRYQTQKPAIHRVRQKTRNKDRFKQPTTTASSDTKKISTVRTLTFDTVTVVTAEENKITLFPSSSGISNEIPNTYDHTIVYDTLLSTTKGFESSTKDATSKPRIVGGHAASFTVESNSDAFLPCKATGNPEPAISWKRFSPSTGTTLTIKGKMGKFEVFRNGTLFIQNANVKDRGQYLCLAENAYGSDKLTVTLSVVAYPPRILEAKVRDIKAHSAEIVELKCKTEGRPVPVVSWILANRTQVRGQNNGRGRVTVTPEGTLVIQQLSIYDRGQYKCIASNPAGIDTVTVHLQVVAAPPGILEEKRQLVTVDVRQSVWLPCTAHGDPQPTTHWVIMDGTVVMPLHTSSRVYSFPNGTLHLKNLDVSDSGKYECIATSSTGSERRVVTLSVENSEIAPQIIETSDQRTELAYGSQLRLNCSATGIPKPQILWRIPSKALVDQWHRMGSRIQVLENGTLIISSVSDKDAGDYLCVARSNAGDDLQLMKVSVSMKPAKIETKFFRKKQVPYGKDLKVDCKASGAPVPEISWGLPDGTVVNNALQSDGRIGSRSKRYILFDNGTLYLNEIGMDEEGDYTCYAENTLGKDEMHVHITVVSAAPRIRPSALSYAKVKPGRSVRFDCEAIGEPKPKILWMLPSSDMIAASNERYLMHVNGSLDIRNVKLADAGEYLCIARNAAGDDSKVFKLDMDGNPPIINGYYQNRTVVKDTAEKYSRKLIDCKAEGDPTPKITWIMPDNIFLPAPYYGSRIIVHYNGTLEIRNVRPTDTAEFICMARNDGGESVMVIRLEVTNQLLRPIFKNPFNERVVTRLGKTTVLNCSADGNPPPDMIWTLPNGTQLTGGSKRGSQYHLGSDGTFVIYNPSKGDAGKYRCAAKNKVGYIEKLIILDVGQRPYILTRPRGIIRSVSGEPLYLHCLADGSPRPNIIWTVPGGQVISRSQITGRYQLMDNGTLVIHQTNLHDRGNYMCRAKNNVGDAVLTVPVIIIAYTPRITNGPPPNIRATTGTPVQLNCIAVGIPKPEITWELPDRSVLSSAGKGRSLGSEILHPQGTLIIQKPTRADSGPYKCFATNHLGTDTRVTYMTVI; encoded by the exons ATGCGCACTCTAAGCGGAGGCTCGCGCTACCTGCGCGCCGGATTCCTGGCGCTCGTGCTCGTCGTGCTCGACGCGAGGGGCGCGAGGGGCGTCGCGTGCCCCGCGCCGTGCGCGTGCCACGTTCCCACCGAGGTGCATTGCACGTTCAGATCCCTGAGCGTCATACCCAGTGGGGTTCAGGCAGTCGTGACAAGACTTAACATGGG GTACAACAGCCTAACAATCCTAAAAGAACATGACCTGTCAGGTCTGGAAAGCTTGGAGTTGTTATTGCTGCACAGTAACACCATCCAAACGATTGAGGACAGGGCGTTCAGCGACTTAAAGTCTCTGCAG GTATTAAAAATGACTTACAATAGAGTCAAAGAGCTCCGCAAAGAAACATTTCGAGGCCTGGACAATTTGTTCCGCCTCTACATGGACCATAATTCCATCGAATTCATCCATCCGGAAGCTTTCTATGGCCTCAGGTCTCTACAGTTGGTCAACCTTGAAGGCAACgcactccaacagcttcatccAGATACTTTTATAAATCTAAGATACAACCAGATATTTAAAATTTCAACTATCAAGACCATATATCTATCAGAAAATGCACTGACCACTCTACCAGCTACATTGTTCACCAGTTGCTACCAGCTAGAGAACCTCTTTCTTAGTGGGAACCCTTGGTCATGTGATTGTCAAATGGACTGGCTTGCAGCATGGATCAAAAGGAATCCAG gtgTCCTGAAATGTAAAAGAGATAGGAAGTTTTCTGGAGAACAGATGTGCCCCATCTGTAAATTTCCACGTACCTCCAGAGGCAGCAATATAATTTATATGCCAAGTCAAGCCTACACATGTTCTAAGCCATGGATTTATTCTCGTTCGAAACAGAGAAATATCACAATGGAAGAGAACGGTTATGCCCCAGTCCTTCCCAAAGACTTCATTGCTCCAATTGGGATGATGGAAATGAAAGTTTCGGACCAGTATAACAAGGATGCCACCATTTCGTGTGTTGTACAGAGGCCAGGGGGTTTGGACAACTTGAATGTAAGCCATGGAGTAATAAGCAATAATGTTACAACCCTCAGTGCAACTGTGACTACATCACTCGTTTGCAGTATTGATCATGATCACATTCGGCAACTTTGGGGCATCTTGGCTTCTTACAGTGACTCCCCAATGATACTTGAGCGGGATTTACTTCTCTCCATGTCACCAGAAATGAGCTACAAATACAAGCAAGCGAAATCAAATGATAGTGAAATCTTCACAGAGATTGAGGCGGAAATGAAGGCAAATCCTGCATGGTTAATGCAAGGTACTATTAACTTACAGCTGGACCTTACCACCACCACATATTCAACActtcatattaaatatttgtccAATATTGAAATGAATATCGAAAGCAACAAATTGAGAAGTGACCGATTCAGTTGGACTATGATCAAAAAGCACAACCAGACTAAGACTGAGTTTTCAGTACTTATTGGTGGTGTGGCTGAACTTAATTGTGAAACCTATGGTGATCCCAAACCCTCCATAGAGTGGATTTTACCAGAGGGAATCAAGGTGCGTGCACCATATACTACCGAAGACCGGAGGATAGTAATATTAGACAATGGGAAGCTAATTTTAAGAGCAGCAGATAGCTCTGATACTGGTATTTACCACTGCATTGCCACTAATTATCTAGATGCAGATGTGCTTTCATTTAGGATCACGGTACTGTCCCCAGATGTTGAGGAGGAAGATATCAATGGAGTTCGGCTTTCACTTCCTGTGGGTGGGAGTTTAGTTCTTGATTGTGAAACAAATGGTACCCCACAAGCCTCTGTACAATGGATATTTCCAGACCACACAGTTATGGATCAGTCTTTTGGAAACAGGAAACTGTACCCAAATGGTACTTTAGCAGTTCATCCACTCACTGAAAGAGACAGGGGTTTTTATAGATGCTTAGCTGCTAACCATCTCGGGGTCGATTTATTAGCCTCTCTAGTCACTGTGTCTAGCGATAGGTCAAAAATTGTGACACTGGCCAGTGTAGATGGGTCTGGTGATGATGTACCAATGGACACAGAGGATAACCCTGTACTTTACAATGAAGGTCCTTCCAGTAGAGTTAGTCAGGAATCAAGGACAATTACTTCAGATAGACCGTACCCTAGACACAGGCCCTCACTTCGCCATGGAGTACCAACAAACAGAAAGGGAGGTAGCAGACACAAGGGGTGGTCTAGAAGGGTATTTGACAAAGCATCCCGGAGAGTAGACCCTGAAAGATTAGCAGATTATATCAATAGATCTCAAAACAAGAAATCAGGGAAAGATAAAGATGGCAGTATGAACCCACTAGATAAATCACAAGTTAATGGTGGACTTTCTCTTGATGATGAGACAGGTTCAGGGTATATAATCTTGGATGGTGATGTTTCCATGCCAGATCAAGCAATATCAAGTacagaaaatccagaaaatatatttgttagtGTTATGGTAAAGAATGATCAGAATAAGGCAGATGAAATTAGAGAGGTACTTAGAGATAATCTGAATAATGTTATGACCACAACAGAAAACATGAGAACAATCACAACAGGTTCCTACTCTTACACAGATATCAGCCCAATGGTGCCAAGTGTTACTCTGAGCAATCATGAATTTCAAAAAGATGAGACAACACCTCTTAGAACCACCCAAAGTCATAAAGTTGCTTCTAGTAGTAGCAAATCCAACAGTGCAGAACAAAGTACAAACCAACATTTGCAACCATTTGGTGTAAAATTTGAAATGACTGAAACCATGGATGAGATGGAACTTCAGTTTTCTGGGGATATGCCAGAGACTGCAACTGAGGTACTGCCACACTTAATTTCTCAGGTCCCTAATGTGACACCAGTATTAGATCGACCAGCACAAAAAGTAAACCCAGTGATACACACATCCACAGACTCTGAGAGCCAAACCACTTATACAGCAGTCACTacaacagaaagaaaacatgatGAGATCACTTTGCATACTACTCAGAGAATCAAGTCTCCTCATCTGCCCCGTGGATCTACCATTATCTCCCATCAACAAATACACATTATTCCTCCCAGTAAAAAGCGACCAGGAAGGAGACAAAAAATATTCGGTAGACGCAGAGTTATTCTGCCAAATAAGATTACGGATATACAGACTTTATTGGATAAGCTCAAAAAGCCATCTGTAGAAGCTACTGTCCTATGCCGAACAGAACTGACCACAAATTGTAgtagtgaaaaagaaagtatatCTGCTGTAAAATCTGAAACAAAAGATTTAATTAGCAGATTGCCAACCTCTtcgttaataaaaacagaaacacttAACACAACAACCCTAAACACCccatttatttcttcatcaGTGCTGTCTACTAAATCTACAGGGGGTCAATTATTGATCAGTGAATTTGTTCGTTCTACAAATGTCCCTGAGCAAATCTCTACAAAAAATCCAATGGAAGACATTCCAACCAGTGCTGCAACTACAACAACCAAGGCTTCAAAAGTCATACAGGGAAAGATACCATGGCATAGATTGTTCGGAAGCAAAGAGGGTCAGCGGGAAATTCTTAAGAGACTTCGAAAACCAGCCAAGCCATCCATAACAGTAAAGAGCACAACAACAGTTAAAACCATGACCACAACTGCACCTTCAAGGCCCATAACTACCCTACCTACAGCTGAGTCAATGGCTATGCCAATGACTGCTGTACCTCTTATCACACAAAGAAATCAAGACAGTTCATGGATATCTTATGATAACTTATCAGGATCGTCAAAAGTCACAGAATCACAGAATTCTTTGAAAGACATGACTTCGTTGACAACTGCCAGTTCCCCCAGCAAATACCAGAAAGCAACAGTAATGTACACGCCAGTAACTACACCAACATATGTATCCATGGTATTGACGGCTACAACATCCCACATAACCCCAATTCCACCATCCCAAACAATGACTAAAACAACATACAAAGATGATACAGTTGAGTTGTCAGGCGCTTACTCTGGTGGGTCTGGGGGCTTTGGTGGTAGGTCTTGGAGAAATCGAAAGCCAGGTTTCCAAAAACGACGTTACAGAGGAAGACGaccagttaaaaaaacaaccacacaAGCTTCAACTACCAAACCTGCAACATTAGAAACCACCTCTTTAACACCACATACAATTTCAAGAGTAACCAAGCCTTGGTATATATCTACTGTTGAGCTTCCAAGGTCCACTATACAAACATCATCTAATTTATTAGACTCTGACAATGAAGAATGGAGAAGCATAGCCAAACCGACCAGCTTTCCAAAAACTATAACAAGTAAATCTTCACCCACACATAGTTCAACTTATACAGCTAATAGGGCAACACCATACATTATACCACAGTCAAAAGTTCAGAAACCCAATGAAAGAATTAACACAATTAAAAGTATCACCCCAAGAAGAGGTGGAAGGTATCAAACTCAGAAACCTGCTATTCACAGAGTAAGACAGAAAACCAGAAACAAGGACCGTTTTAAACAACCAACAACAACTGCTTCATCTGACACTAAAAAGATTAGTACTGTGAGGACACTAACCTTTGACACAGTGACTGTTGTTACAGCAGAAGAAAACAAGATCACTTTATTTCCATCCAGCAGTGGTATTTCTAATGAAATTCCAAATACTTATGATCACACCATAGTGTATGATACTTTATTATCTACTACCAAAGGATTTGAATCATCTACAAAGGATGCAACATCTAAGCCAAGAATTGTTGGGGGACATGCAGCCAGTTTTACAGTTGAGTCAAACTCTGATGCGTTCCTTCCTTGCAAAGCTACAGGCAACCCTGAACCTGCTATCAGCTGGAAACGGTTCTCTCCAAGCACAG GAACTACATTGACCATTAAAGGTAAAATGGGTAAATTTGAGGTGTTCAGGAATGGAACATTGTTTATCCAGAATGCAAATGTCAAAGACAGAGGACAGTACCTTTGCCTGGCTGAGAATGCTTATGGGTCTGACAAACTCACTGTCACGCTGTCAGTGGTAGCTTATCCTCCTCGGATATTAGAAGCAAAGGTTCGAGATATCAAAGCACACTCTGCTGAAATAGTTGAGCTGAAATGCAAAACAGAAGGTAGGCCGGTGCCGGTTGTGTCATGGATTCTAGCAAACCGCACTCAAGTCAGGGGTCAAAACAACGGTCGTGGGAGAGTAACTGTTACACCAGAAGGTACTCTGGTCATCCAGCAGCTGTCGATATACGATCGAGGTCAGTATAAGTGCATTGCAAGTAACCCAGCCGGAATAGATACAGTGACTGTGCATCTTCAGGTGGTGGCAGCTCCCCCTGGCATTTTGGAAGAGAAACGGCAACTGGTGACGGTTGACGTAAGGCAGAGTGTATGGCTGCCTTGTACAGCACACGGAGACCCTCAACCCACTACCCACTGGGTTATAATGGATGGAACAGTCGTAATGCCACTTCACACTAGCTCCAGAGTGTACTCATTTCCTAACGGCACTCTTCATTTGAAAAACCTGGATGTCTCTGACAGTGGAAAGTATGAATGCATTGCTACAAGTTCTACAGGTTCTGAGCGGCGAGTAGTCACGTTATCTGTGGAAAACTCGGAAATCGCCCCCCAAATAATTGAAACATCAGACCAGAGGACCGAGCTGGCATATGGTAGCCAACTTCGTTTAAACTGCTCTGCAACTGGCATTCCCAAACCCCAAATACTTTGGAGAATTCCATCCAAAGCGCTTGTAGACCAGTGGCACAG aatgGGCAGCCGTATACAGGTACTGGAGAATGGCACACTCATTATTAGCTCCGTGAGTGACAAGGATGCTGGAGACTACCTTTGTGTTGCACGCAGCAATGCTGGAGATGATCTACAACTAATGAAAGTCTCTGTGTCCATGAAGCCAGCTAAAATTGAAACCAAGTTTTTCAGGAAGAAACAGGTACCATATGGCAAGGACCTTAAGGTAGACTGCAAAGCTTCTGGTGCCCCTGTACCAGAGATCTCATGGGGCTTGCCAGACGGTACAGTAGTCAACAATGCTCTTCAATCCGATGGCAGAATAGGTAGTCGATCCAAACGTTATATATTGTTCGATAATGGAACGCTTTACCTAAATGAGATTGGGATGGATGAAGAAGGCGACTATACCTGTTATGCAGAGAACACCTTAGGCAAGGACGAAATGCACGTTCACATCACCGTTGTGAGTGCAGCACCTCGAATACGCCCCTCAGCCCTCTCGTATGCCAAAGTCAAGCCAGGAAGAAGCGTTCGCTTTGACTGTGAGGCCATTGGGGAACCCAAACCCAAGATTCTGTGGATGCTGCCATCCAGTGACATGATTGCTGCATCAAATGAACGATACCTGATGCATGTCAATGGATCTCTTGATATCCGTAATGTAAAGTTAGCTGATGCTGGAGAGTATCTTTGCATAGCTCGCAATGCTGCAGGTGATGATAGTAAAGTGTTCAAGTTGGACATGGATGGCAATCCACCCATCATCAATGGCTATTACCAGAACAGGACAGTCGTTAAGGATACAGCTGAAAAGTATTCAAGGAAGTTAATCGATTGCAAAGCTGAAGGAGACCCTACACCAAAGATCACATGGATAATGCCAGACAATATCTTTCTCCCAGCTCCTTACTACGGAAGCAGAATTATCGTCCACTACAATGGGACTTTAGAGATCCGCAATGTAAGACCAACAGACACTGCAGAGTTTATATGCATGGCAAGAAACGATGGGGGTGAATCTGTCATGGTAATACGTCTAGAGGTTACCAACCAACTCTTGAGGCCTATCTTTAAAAACCCTTTTAATGAAAGAGTGGTGACTCGACTAGGGAAGACTACAGTACTTAACTGTTCTGCTGATGGAAATCCACCTCCAGATATGATTTGGACTTTACCCAATGGCACCCAATTGACTGGAGGGTCTAAGAGGGGATCTCAGTATCACCTGGGTAGTGATGGCACATTTGTCATATATAATCCAAGCAAAGGCGATGCTGGCAAATATCGCTGTGCTGCAAAGAACAAGGTTGGATACATTGAGAAACTGATTATTTTAGATGTTGGACAAAGGCCTTACATTCTAACACGGCCAAGAGGGATTATCCGCAGCGTGTCTGGAGAACCCCTGTACCTCCATTGTTTGGCTGATGGAAGCCCTCGTCCTAACATCATATGGACTGTGCCCGGAGGACAAGTCATAAGTCGCTCTCAGATAACGGGCCGCTACCAGCTAATGGACAATGGTACGCTGGTCATCCATCAGACCAATTTACACGACCGTGGGAATTATATGTGTCGAGCAAAGAATAACGTCGGGGATGCAGTTCTAACTGTGCCCGTTATTATAATCGCATACACTCCTCGCATAACTAATGGACCCCCACCAAATATAAGGGCAACAACGGGcactccagtgcagcttaactGCATTGCTGTTGGAATACCGAAACCAGAAATCACCTGGGAATTACCCGATCGATCTGTTCTCTCGTCAGCAGGAAAGGGACGTTCTTTAGGCAGTGAGATACTTCATCCACAGGGCACACTAATAATTCAAAAGCCAACAAGAGCTGACTCTGGCCCTTATAAGTGCTTCGCAACTAATCATCTTGGGACAGACACCAGAGTAACATATATGACAGTTATTTAA